A DNA window from Caretta caretta isolate rCarCar2 chromosome 7, rCarCar1.hap1, whole genome shotgun sequence contains the following coding sequences:
- the EMX2 gene encoding homeobox protein EMX2 isoform X1 translates to MFQPTPKRCFTIESLVAKDSPLPASRSEDPIRPAALSYANSSPMNPFLNGFHSTGRGVYSNPDLVFAEAVSHPPNPAVPVHPVPPPHALAAHPLPSSHSPHPLFASQQRDPSTFYPWLIHRYRYLGHRFQGNETSPESFLLHNALARKPKRIRTAFSPSQLLRLEHAFEKNHYVVGAERKQLAHSLSLTETQVKVWFQNRRTKFKRQKLEEEGSDSQQKKKGTHHINRWRIATKQASPEEIDVTSDD, encoded by the exons ATGTTCCAGCCCACACCCAAGCGGTGTTTCACCATCGAGTCGCTGGTGGCCAAAGACAGCCCCTTGCCCGCGTCTCGCTCCGAGGACCCTATCCGGCCGGCGGCGCTCAGCTATGCCAACTCCAGCCCGATGAACCCTTTCCTCAACGGCTTCCACTCCACCGGCAGAGGGGTCTACTCCAACCCGGACTTGGTCTTTGCGGAGGCCGTCTCGCACCCGCCTAACCCGGCGGTGCCGGTGCACCCCGTCCCGCCTCCCCACGCCTTGGCCGCCCACCCACTGCCTTCCTCTCACTCCCCGCACCCGCTGTTTGCCTCGCAGCAAAGGGACCCTTCCACTTTCTACCCCTGGCTAATACACAGATACCGATATCTGGGCCACCGGTTCCAAG GGAATGAAACCAGCCCAGAGAGCTTCCTCTTGCACAATGCACTGGCCAGGAAACCCAAACGGATTCGTACAGCTTTCTCGCCATCCCAGTTACTGAGACTGGAGCATGCTTTTGAAAAGAATCACTACGTAGTAGGAGCAGAAAGGAAACAATTGGCACACAGCCTCAGCCTCACGGAAACTCAG GTAAAAGTATGGTTTCAGAACAGAAGGACAAAGTTCAAGCGACAAAAGTTGGAAGAGGAAGGTTCAGACTCacaacagaagaaaaaagggacTCATCACATTAACCGGTGGAGAATTGCCACGAAACAAGCCAGTCCAGAAGAAATAGACGTCACTTCAGACGATTAA
- the EMX2 gene encoding homeobox protein EMX2 isoform X2, with the protein MFQPTPKRCFTIESLVAKDSPLPASRSEDPIRPAALSYANSSPMNPFLNGFHSTGRGVYSNPDLVFAEAVSHPPNPAVPVHPVPPPHALAAHPLPSSHSPHPLFASQQRDPSTFYPWLIHRYRYLGHRFQGKSMVSEQKDKVQATKVGRGRFRLTTEEKRDSSH; encoded by the exons ATGTTCCAGCCCACACCCAAGCGGTGTTTCACCATCGAGTCGCTGGTGGCCAAAGACAGCCCCTTGCCCGCGTCTCGCTCCGAGGACCCTATCCGGCCGGCGGCGCTCAGCTATGCCAACTCCAGCCCGATGAACCCTTTCCTCAACGGCTTCCACTCCACCGGCAGAGGGGTCTACTCCAACCCGGACTTGGTCTTTGCGGAGGCCGTCTCGCACCCGCCTAACCCGGCGGTGCCGGTGCACCCCGTCCCGCCTCCCCACGCCTTGGCCGCCCACCCACTGCCTTCCTCTCACTCCCCGCACCCGCTGTTTGCCTCGCAGCAAAGGGACCCTTCCACTTTCTACCCCTGGCTAATACACAGATACCGATATCTGGGCCACCGGTTCCAAG GTAAAAGTATGGTTTCAGAACAGAAGGACAAAGTTCAAGCGACAAAAGTTGGAAGAGGAAGGTTCAGACTCacaacagaagaaaaaagggacTCATCACATTAA